The Rosa rugosa chromosome 1, drRosRugo1.1, whole genome shotgun sequence genomic sequence AGTTTTGGCCATCCAAACGCAAGTAATTATTTGTGGGATTGCTCTGAATGCCTGCTGGAATATTCTTGTCAATTGGATTTGTAGCAGGAGCACTAGTCTTATTCGGAGACGGTATTGTGTTTGTGGGATTATTGCTTGAAGCTGGGACTTGCTTATCAACTGCATCCCTTTTTGTGGGAATGCCTGCTGGAGGTTGCATTTCAATTGGTATCGAGCTAGCAGAAGAAGTCCTATTCAGAGAACGAGTGTTGTTTGGAACAGCCTCTGCTCCACCTCCAAACAAGTATCCCAATGAACTTTGTCCACCACCACAGCTGACTCCGCGGCCCATTGTTTGGTTATGTTCAGCAAGAAATCCTAAACAAATATGTCATTTCATCAATGAGAACGTAATGAAGATTTCGTATATGATTGAAATTTCATCAAGAACTTGTCGGAGGGATCACAAGAAAGACTCAAAGAGAATTTAAAATTTACAGCAAGTTGAAACCATTGCTGGTCCAATTTTCTTCATAAACAAGGTCTGGCAACAAATCACATGGAAAATAATTGCAGCATTCCATAGGTAGTCAATAATTGTTACCAGCAGAACATTGAATGATAAACAGGTTTTGAAAAAGGAGTCATAATCAAGAATCCAGAGGAAAACAGATCAAAATATTAGAttacacaagtacaaacatTACATTTATAAGATCCCTAATTTTCCTTGAGAAAGAAACAACAGATTTAACATGAAAAATAATTCGAAATTCGAAGCTCAAAAGGATGTCATTTTTGTTTAGATTGCATACTTTGTTCTTGCTTCTTCTGGGACCAAACTTTTGGAGCCAATTGCCAGGAGAAACAGA encodes the following:
- the LOC133745374 gene encoding protein SPIRAL1-like 1; this encodes MGRGVSCGGGQSSLGYLFGGGAEAVPNNTRSLNRTSSASSIPIEMQPPAGIPTKRDAVDKQVPASSNNPTNTIPSPNKTSAPATNPIDKNIPAGIQSNPTNNYLRLDGQNCGNFITDRPSRKVHSAPGGGSSLGYLFGGSDGK